In Sciurus carolinensis chromosome 17, mSciCar1.2, whole genome shotgun sequence, one genomic interval encodes:
- the Cck gene encoding cholecystokinin — protein MNRRVCLCVLMAVLAAGALTQPVPPAGAAGSGVQRAEEAARRQLRAVQRTDGEPRAHLGALLARYIQQARKAPSSRMSIIKNLQNLDPSHRISDRDYMGWMDFGRRSAEEYEYPS, from the exons ATGAACCGCCGCGTTTGCCTGTGCGTGCTGATGGCGGTACTCGCTGCGGGCGCCCTGACGCAGCCGGTGCCCCCAGCTGGAGCCGCAGGCTCCGGGGTGCAGAGGGCAGAAGAGGCGGCACGAAGGCAGCTGAGGGCGGTACAGAGGACAGACGGGGAGCCGCGAGCGCACCTGGGCGCACTGCTCGCGCGATACATCCAACAGGCTCGGAAAG CTCCCTCCAGCCGCATGTCCATCATTAAGAACCTGCAGAACCTGGACCCCAGCCACAGGATAAGTGACCGGGACTACATGGGCTGGATGGATTTTGGCCGGCGCAGTGCTGAGGAGTATGAGTACCCCTCTTAG